A region from the Nocardioides coralli genome encodes:
- a CDS encoding sugar transferase yields MTQIAAPLLGDLRQEVGQQVSAATPAAAGRVTRLPRLRVEPLIHLLAASAALAATWPAGVHPEPLAAAGLLLTWPALLAALGCWAERPLASTLSRLRPVVHAGAVVGLGCWVGSGLGIALLDGLVAPVAAVVAASAATVLMAGWLGERGVRLVVAGAPADVERALDELARDPQRCHVVATWLTREGEDVHGPVTEAEAEGPTALALAQGADALLVVPGPGLTPTTIRRLAWAAASHQLELYVGTGLIDVAPSRTTTVRAGGMGAVHVRPAAGRGCCRFLKDVAERVAAACALVLLAPALLVVGLLVRRDSPGPALFRQRRVGRDGREFTMLKFRTMCCDAEQAVDALADRNEADGVLFKLRSDPRVTPLGAVLRRYSVDELPQLWNIVCGHMSLVGPRPALPSEVEQYDHDPRRRLAVKPGLTGLWQVSGRSDLSWEESVRLDLSYVDNWSLPMDAAILGRTVRAVVGHRGAY; encoded by the coding sequence ATGACGCAGATCGCTGCACCCTTGCTGGGGGACCTCCGCCAGGAGGTCGGCCAGCAGGTGTCGGCGGCGACCCCGGCCGCGGCCGGGAGGGTCACGCGGTTGCCCCGGCTCCGTGTGGAGCCCCTGATCCACCTGCTGGCGGCGTCCGCGGCGCTGGCCGCCACGTGGCCGGCAGGTGTCCACCCCGAGCCGCTGGCGGCGGCCGGCCTCCTGCTCACCTGGCCGGCGCTGCTGGCGGCCCTCGGCTGCTGGGCCGAGCGCCCCCTGGCGAGCACCCTGAGCCGGCTGCGCCCGGTCGTCCACGCCGGTGCGGTGGTCGGGCTCGGCTGCTGGGTGGGGTCCGGGCTCGGCATCGCCCTGCTCGACGGTCTCGTCGCCCCGGTCGCCGCTGTCGTCGCCGCCTCGGCGGCCACGGTGCTCATGGCGGGGTGGCTGGGCGAGCGCGGCGTACGCCTCGTCGTCGCGGGCGCTCCTGCTGATGTCGAGCGCGCGCTGGACGAGCTGGCTCGCGATCCGCAGCGGTGCCACGTGGTCGCCACCTGGCTGACCCGGGAGGGCGAGGACGTCCACGGACCGGTCACCGAGGCCGAGGCGGAGGGACCCACGGCACTGGCCCTCGCCCAGGGTGCGGACGCCCTGCTGGTGGTTCCGGGCCCGGGCCTCACGCCGACCACCATCCGCCGGCTCGCGTGGGCGGCCGCGAGCCACCAGCTGGAGCTGTACGTCGGGACGGGGCTGATCGACGTCGCCCCGTCCCGCACCACCACCGTCCGCGCGGGTGGCATGGGCGCGGTGCACGTGCGCCCGGCCGCCGGACGCGGCTGCTGCCGGTTCCTCAAGGACGTGGCCGAACGGGTTGCCGCCGCCTGCGCCCTGGTGCTGCTGGCGCCGGCCCTGCTCGTGGTGGGACTGCTGGTCCGCCGGGACTCCCCCGGCCCGGCGTTGTTCCGGCAGCGCCGGGTGGGCCGCGACGGACGCGAGTTCACGATGCTGAAGTTCCGCACCATGTGCTGTGACGCCGAGCAGGCAGTCGATGCGCTGGCCGACCGCAACGAGGCGGACGGCGTGCTGTTCAAGCTGCGCAGCGACCCTCGGGTGACACCGCTGGGGGCGGTCCTGCGTCGGTACTCCGTCGACGAGCTGCCGCAGCTCTGGAACATCGTGTGCGGTCACATGTCTCTCGTCGGGCCCCGGCCGGCGCTGCCCAGCGAGGTCGAGCAGTACGACCACGACCCGCGCCGCCGGCTCGCGGTCAAGCCGGGTCTCACCGGCCTGTGGCAGGTCTCGGGACGGTCGGACCTGTCCTGGGAGGAGTCGGTGCGGCTCGACCTGAGCTACGTCGACAACTGGTCGCTGCCGATGGACGCCGCGATCCTGGGCCGCACGGTGCGGGCCGTCGTGGGGCACCGCGGCGCCTACTGA
- a CDS encoding response regulator — translation MAPPARARSSLRILIVEDHTLFAESLELALSMEGYDVRRMAVSEMRGSQAALVSAIVRLHPRIVLLDLDLGHFGDGVRIIAPLARAGIWVVVVTASPDESRWGQCLRYGARKVLSKTRPLNEIMATVRRLNQGLPVIDREERERLLTAWHRDREDQEELHLRLERLTGRERQVLGNLMEGNTVRDISRASVVSEATVRTQIKSILAKLEVSSQLAAVGLAHKVGWRPPTP, via the coding sequence ATGGCGCCTCCCGCGCGCGCGCGTAGCAGCCTGCGGATCCTCATCGTCGAGGATCACACGCTCTTCGCCGAGTCCCTCGAGCTCGCCCTGTCGATGGAGGGCTACGACGTACGCCGGATGGCGGTCTCGGAGATGCGCGGCTCACAGGCGGCGCTGGTGTCCGCCATCGTCCGGCTGCACCCGCGGATCGTGCTGCTGGACCTCGACCTCGGGCACTTCGGCGACGGCGTGCGCATCATCGCGCCGCTCGCACGGGCCGGGATCTGGGTGGTCGTGGTGACGGCCTCGCCCGACGAGAGCCGGTGGGGCCAGTGCCTGCGCTACGGGGCGCGCAAGGTGCTCAGCAAGACCCGCCCGCTCAACGAGATCATGGCCACCGTCCGTCGGCTGAACCAGGGCCTGCCGGTCATCGACCGCGAGGAGCGGGAGCGGCTGCTCACCGCCTGGCACCGCGACCGGGAGGACCAGGAGGAGCTGCACCTGCGTCTCGAGCGGTTGACCGGCCGGGAGCGCCAGGTGCTCGGCAACCTGATGGAGGGCAACACGGTGCGGGACATCTCGCGCGCCAGCGTCGTCTCCGAGGCCACCGTGCGGACCCAGATCAAGTCGATCCTGGCCAAGCTCGAGGTGTCCTCCCAGCTCGCAGCCGTCGGCCTCGCCCACAAGGTGGGGTGGCGACCCCCCACTCCGTAG